Genomic segment of Zootoca vivipara chromosome 4, rZooViv1.1, whole genome shotgun sequence:
CACCTCTTCCTGGTGAACTGAGATGGAAAAGGAAGAGTCCGGATCGTAAGGCCAGCAAAGTGAAAAGTATGGACAGGTTTACTGGGTTTGCGGCCTGCCTGAAACAAGAAGATACAACCAGGGCAGGAAGGAAGTGCCCATCTCTCAATTGATGGTAGAAATAGTGTACGATGTTGGCTGGATGCATtggcactaaaatactgatggaTTTTCTtttgaccttttttaaaacaataataattataataataatcacaaactgatgtggaaatatgaagaactgaatttaagaaagaaagaaacagaggaacatagaaaaaacaaaactggcTGTTTTACCCATCCTTTTTTGAGCAGCTAAAGAGTTCTGATTTTTGGCACCTAAGCAATAGCTGAATGCAATTTGCGGTGGGCAGTGTTTGCCACCAATAAGAACACAAACAAAATCACATTGTCAGCTAGTGCTTGCTCCTTAAATTTTGTTGCATTTCCTGTCTCAAAGATCACAACTGCACTGCTATTTCACTCCTATGTATGTTTAAGAACCCCAGGCTCAAGTCTTTCCTTTCCACATACTGTTCAGCAGATTGGTTCAGTGTAAAACTAGGTGGGCGGAAAGGAACAAGGAACTTGATTTACTTTGAAAagtcctcccccccttttctttgaaTCCAGCCTAAGAAATTCTGTGAATCAATGCTTTTGATCGTTAACACAGTTATTCCGAGATTTCTAAATTACATATGGTGCCTTGTCGATGCAAAGGCACATTGTAAATAAGCAGATGTGCAATCATCTGATGGTGCTTGATTTATAGTCTTAGATGGCAAAACACTAGATTTTAGACATGttgtaaataatgaataaatgcaaACATTTCGGTCTGATGGTGCTTGATTTATAATATTGGAtggcaattaaaacaacaacaacaactacaggaGCTCTGTCATTTGTTTATGGGCATTCCATTATGAATGGACATCTTCCTTTTAACTGGGCATTTTGTGCAACCTAAAAATTATTGAACAAGTAGTGATCTAGGTTCACAGAGTATACCCAGGAGAAGAGCCACATTACACAGTTACCACAGGAAGTCTTTAGGGaatgaagcaagcaagcaagcaagcaagcaagcaagcaaaataaataaataaataaataaataaataaataaataaattccactcTGAAGCATCAAGGCAGGCTGTGATATGTTTAAGGCTGGAATATGAAAATTCATTCTAAAAATATAGCTTACAGATGGCACATTTTTTAATAGTGGGAGAATTGCACATTTATGGGAGAATCCTTACAGAAGTAGCACGTGAGAGAAATGAGTGTGGCATGTCCCAGAACATATGCACTATTCCTTAACTTATGTATAGTTAGATTGTAAAGCGAATCTACACTGGTTGGTTGTaaatgttataaaaatgtgacaccagagggtgctgtagAGCAGGGAGCTTCCGACAGTGAAAAACTCCTTTGAGAGTTATATGACATTAGTTAATAATGTTTTTACAGATCAGTGTTGATCCAGATCCAGTGTATCGTCTCAGTATTTATAGCAAATTATAAAGAAGCTAGCACATTTCTCTTTGTTAAGTAATGTGCGAAATGGTGGAGTGATTTCCACCCCCTCACCCCCAAGTGAATAATACTGGTGTCCAGATCACTTGTTTGTTGCAGGGAGACTAGACAGCATTGTCACAgaggtataacaacaacaacaacaacaacaacaacaacaacaacaacaacaacaacaacaacaacaacaacgtatattccggcatataacaTGACTGgacatataagacgacccccaatttttccagttaaaatatagagtttgggatatatccgccgtataagaaatattacccggcgtataagatgaccccggactttggagaagattttcctgggttaaaaagtagtcttatatgcaggaatatacagtaataatttattatttgtaccccgcccatctggctgagtctccccagccactctgggcggcttccaatcgaatattaaaacaatacagcattaaatattaaaaacttccctaaacagggctgccttcagatgtcttttaaaaataggatagctacttatttccttgacatctgttggaagggcattccacagggcgggtgccactaccaagaaggccctctgtctggttccctgtaacctcacatctcgcaatgagggaaccaccagaaggcccttggcactggatcttagtgtccaggctgaatgatgggggtggagctgctccttcaggtatacaggactgaggccgtacAATTTTCAGTGTGGTTTAAGAATCCCTCTTCCCAgttttgtgggaattgtagttctgtgagggaaataggggtctcccaacAGTTCTcggcacccttaatgaactacacttCCCTTGATTCtttggagaagccatgactgttcaaagtcatatgatgttgctttaaatatatagtgcagattgGGCTACTGCGTCTCAGCCTAATTTACCATACAGGAGAGAACCATGTTACCTTGAGCTGATTGGAGGAAATATACAAGTAGATTAACAGTTTCAGAGCTACCAGCCAAAACCACCATGTAAAGCACATGACTGCATTATAGCCacaggacggttaagtccagtcaaaggcgactatgggtttgtggcgttcatctcgctttcaggccatagctgtcaagttttcccttttctcgcgaggaagcctattcagcataagggaatttcccttaaaaaaagggagaacttgacagctatgtttcaggcggagggagctggcgtttgtccacagacagctttccaagtcatgtggccagcatgactaaaccgcttctggccacaatggaacactgtgacagcagccacaggaAGCATTTAGAAAGGGAAGAAACCACTTAAGCTAGGCATAAATTTCACAAGCAGTAACACATTAAAGGCTTCTGGTATAAGCCATTGGGCTTGTTAACTATTTCACACCCTagaaaatctcatgcaacagtgGATGCAGGAAAGTAGATGAAAACATGTATATACTGACTGAAGGGGCAGTTTAATTCCAATAGATGCCCCAAATTCACTGCTGTGCATCAAATTTCTAGGGCAGCCACCAGAACTATCACATTTCTTATGGAGAGCAACGTACTCAGTCACCATCCCCACAAGTAGGGAAAAGGTGGGAGGAAAAAAGACGCACACTGCTTCCAGATAGAGTCTGGCTATTTCCTTAGCTATGCAAAGACCTGCCATTCAGGGCCATATATCTTAATCCTGCCAACCAGGATTCTGAATCTGCCAGGTGACACTTGTCTGACCTGCTTGACCCACTCTAGCAACCTCTTTTCATACCACTAATGTTCGCAGAGTTAGGGGAAATTCAAAATGGCAAAAGCAATCCATATGGCACACATGGGTTTATATAATACTGGGGATCTCTTTTCAACTGCATGTGTTCTACCTACACTGGCTCATCAATGAAAGGTCTACACAGGGTGTATGTTTGATCCCAAAGCTCACTCCCATGCCACACTGGATTTAAAGAGTAAATCCTGGAGCCTTGGGTGGAACCTGCCTATGTGTAAACAGCCTTTAGCAAAGTTTAATATCTGaaccagttttcttttcttttagaactGCTATCAGGGAAAACCAGTCACAGTGAATGCTGCTTTTTTAGAATGGTCTAATTTTAATCAAAAAGAGATATCAGGAACAAGATTCCAAAAAGTATTTCCACCTTAGGCAAATACTCTATGAAACCAAGCCAACAAACACAgccaatatataaaacaaaactcTCTCTGGTGTGGTTCTCATTTACAGATTCTCCACCTTCCTTTCCTTGAGGCCGGTCACAGACGCTGCAATGGAAAACAAAATGATCTGGGTTCTGGCCATTTTGACCATTGTAGGGCTCAGCAATGCCTTGCTGCGTAAGTGCACGCATTTTCAGTATTtcttttacctttatattataTGAAAAATCAAGTAGCATACAACGAAGCTGCACTAACGGTGCAAGCCTCTGCAGTTCTGCTTGTAGCACTGCACCCAAAATATCAGTTATCAAAGGCGGGTGAACTTTCTCTTATATTTTGCTAGATCTGGCTGTCTTCATGGGGGCAGTACTGGAGAGCTATCTAGTAATGCATTTCTGTGCGATTCTAATAAATAAGACTTCATTCATGTTTATGTTCTAAGCCCCAAACCTGAAGTAGGAGTGTTTAATAATGTGAGAATATTATgaagttggttttattttattataggaATATAAAAATAGCTCACCCACATTTACTCTCCGGTTATTTCTaaaggggcaaggggggggggagatttgtcaTAGAGGGCATTTAGGATGTTGGTAGGTTTGCTCAGACAGGCGGAAATCAGGGACATGTGAAAGAACTGGAATTGGTGCCAAGACATTCCATGTGGCAGTGGATGGATGCTGTGTCTTCTAACCAGAATAGACCAGTATCTTCTGGCTTCTAAATGTCCATATATTCTAAAGCTCCTTTAACAAATATACAGCCCACACTAACCAAATTAGCTCattaaaaatagaattaaaaagaATGAAAGCTGGGAATTTGTGGCAGCTACTGAATCTTTTGTTATATGGCACATTATGGCATTTTTTCCCAGGTATATAAACAAATACACCCATGTCCAATGTTGGATATGTAATATCTCAAATAAAACCACGTGGTAAGCTGAATATGTGTCTGAAAATAAAAATTTTGGTTTATCTATATATCAGGTTTCCAAACTGATTTTGATCTTATTATTGCGCTCATAATAATCTAGCAACAAGCTTCTGATCATTAAACTTATGTTGCTGCCATGACAGGCCattgtattcttcttcttcttttctagagcAATGATAGGCTAGGTGCTTCTTTAAGAAGTTGTGCTTTCATTCTGAAGtgggggctgtgtgtgtggcAAACAGGGAAGTCTCCCTtcttctggtttaatatgctggctgtttgccataATAAACGTTGACTGACATTAAAGCAATGACTGATGAAAATACCAGGGTTACTTTTGCACTAAAACTATCAGTGCTATTGTGACTAGAATTGTAATTAGTGTGATGATTAAAAGAAGATCAAATAgatgtaattgttttatttaaaaagcgaAGGAGTACATGAATTTATGAGGGTGCTTGGTGCCTATATAAAGAGCATTCGTGATCATCTCCCTCACAGAAAACAACTTGTTGATATCAAACTTTGCTTTAAATAGCTCCAGGACAATGCAATGTTCCAGCAAGATCAAGAGAAAATTGTGGCTACCCGGGCATTGGCGAAATGGAATGCAGTGCAAGGCAATGTTGCTTTGATTCAAACGTGGTTGATGCCCCCTGGTGCTTCAAACCCATCTCAATAGAAGGTTGGTATCCACAACTCTAATTCGTTTTTGGATTCCAGTGTCAAATACATTTCATCTGTGTGATTTTTGGCCCATAAAAGTACAATATGAATGTCTTGTTATAAGAGCTTAAATTATTCTAAAAGTTTTCATTAACGTAACCTTGGCACAAGGCAGGACTGAATCCCAAAATCAGTTTAAAGTTGTGCTAGTCTGCTTCTGAAATTACAAGCATTGGTGTTGTGCAGTGGCCTTGGGATGCCAAATACTTTTCTAATTTTTCTAATTTGCTATTTTCTAATTTGTATGGTGGTTCTCTTATAAAGCAGAAATCGCACCTGAGGGCTTGATCCTATAACAGATGCATAGAATCTAGGGTTGCCAAGTCACAACCTGGGGAAGAGAGCTGTATCTGAAGAGCTCAGCTCTGTAAACTGCTGCAGTCTCAGAGATGCAAAAATCACATTCCCCATCTCTCCagccactctctcacacacatgtgcTAAATCAGCCCTTTCCCAAACAGGTGcccttcagataataataataataataataataataataataataataataataatttatttataccctgcccatctggctgggtttccccagccactctgggcggcttccaacagaaaaatgaaataaaataatctattaaacattaaaagcctccctaaacagggctgccttcagatgtcttctaaatatctggtcgctgtttttctctttgacatctgatgggagggcgttccacagggcggtcactaccaccgaaaaggccctctgcctggttccctgaaacctggcttttcacaacgagggaaccgccagaaggccctcagtgctggacctcagtgtccgggcagaacaatgggggtggagatgctccttcaggtatactggaccaaggccatttagggctttaaaggtcagcaccaacactttgaactgtgctcggaaacgtactgggagccaatgtagatctttcaagaccggtgttatgtggtctcggcggccgctcccagtcacctgtctagctgccgcattctggattagttgtagtttctgggtcaccttcaaaggtacccccacgtagagcgcattgcagcagtccaagcgagatataactagagcatgcaccactctggcgagacagtccatgggcaggtagggactcagcctgcgtaccagatggagctgataaacagctgccctggacacagaattgacctgcgcctccatggacagctgtgagtccaaaatgactcccaggctgcgcacctggtccttcaggggcacagttaccccattcaggaccagggagtcctccacacctgcccgtctcctgtcccccacaaacagtacttctgtcttgtcaggagtcaatctcaatctgttagctgccatccatcctccaactgcctccaggcactggatacattgaactacaactcccatcaacatcccagccagcacagcaatgctgactggggctgctgaggattgtggttcaaaacatctggctaACACTGCTCTGGGAAAAGGCTGCACTAGATCAGGTTGAAAGGGAAGGATGGAGAAAACAGGTAGTTGGGGATTTGTGTAATTGGGGCAGAGATGGACAGGGCACAGGGCTAGGCTAGTCAGATGCAGAGGCCCCTGAACCTTTCAAAGTAGAgtagaagaaggaatttcaggAGATGAAGTTGGTATGACAGCCGCTCAAGGTGTGGGAGCTCTATCTTCCTTTGAAGCTGGCCATTCCGTCCCCGATAAAGGTATCTGAGTAATATCTAAATAAAATGAGTAACATGACATCAGTCATGTTGCAAAATTCCCCCTGCACTTGAAAGCAGGAGACTGGGAAGTGGACACTGCAATGGCATCACACATCACAATGCAGATTTTGTATTAGAGGTTAAAAAAGATGAGTGGACTGCTCTTTTGAGTTGCAGCTAAGTGACCTGTTCTCATCACtacaaattatatttattttatgttgatCATTTGGGAAATATTTGGAACGTGCATCAATATGTTTaaatgagaatttttttaaaaaaactttaggcGAGAAATGCTCTGATGAAACGGATTGTGTGTCTGATGTTATTCTTTCACTTTCTCCATCCAGAGTGCGTATTATAAGGAAAGGATTCAGTGATAGCAGGAACCACTTCTCTACACGAAGAAGCTGTGCACAAGGCACTTCATCATCATGAACCTGTTTCTTGACAACGTTGGCAACTGAAATCCTGCGGAATTCTGAGACTAATTGAACCACTTAAACCATGCTATAGATTACTTCTTCTGATTCTCCCCCCCCTACTGTTCACCCCTTTGCTCCTTCCCGAAGCAATAAATCAAAGCAAAAGTGTGCTGCGTCCTTAATTTctgctttccttctctttctttcaaatTCAGACATTTAGTAAGATGCACCCGCCCCTCATCTCTATACATGCCTGCCAAGTACTTCTCTGTATTGAAGAAACAAGCCTTTCCAATGCACAATTGTGGATAATTTACCGGTAGATCAAATGTGCTAGAAGAGCTGTTTTTCTAGGGTAGGGAAATCATTTCCCACTGTGGTCCTTGCTCTGTTCTGCCAGAGGATAGGCTCCTGTCTGTTTGATAGCACTGGCTCAGAAAACTGGCCACTCAGTGTTTACCAAAATAATCAGGCGCACAGCATGAACAACTTTGGGGTCGAGTCTGAAGGGCAGAATGCCATCATAATATACCACATGGGGAAACAGAGAAAATACCAGAGCTttctcagaaaaagaaaacaaaatggtaaATTACTCTTTAACTGTGAAGGCTATTCCAGAGatgagaggggaggggtgtgtgaagcGATGTTGCTAAGGACACGAGATGGCGATTGCCTCATCTTTCAAAAAGAACTGCAGTCAAAATGGGGCAGTGGGCCAGAGAGGAAAAAATGCACACCACTTACTTTTACGTTTTCCATGAGTTTATGATCACTCCATGTGACAATGGCTGGAGAGTGAGGTTTATTCCAGGGGGGTCTTGGCTATATAAGGGATGAACTGTATCTCTTTCATGCATTTATCCCCATCTTTGCACATTTTATTGAGCTCAGACACCATTTATAGCACAGGTGGGCAATTTGTGGTTTTCCCAATGTTGCTGGATTCTAATTCCCATGAGCTCTAGCCAGCATAGTTAACAATCAGGGATTATGTGAGTTGTAGACCATCAATATATGAAGGACCACAGATTTCTCATCTTTGGTTTGTAGGCTATACTAGTGTAAGGCAGCATTAGCTCAAAGGTTGTTTGTTGCATCTGGTCTGGTATCTCCATACAAAATCATCACCTACAGAAAAACGCATCCTAATCTTGAGATGGAAGTGTAGAGTGGCTTGTGCTGCCATACCATAATAGACCATGCAGAACCAGCAGGACAAGTCGATCTTGCAGCAATGGATGATAGCTGAAGTTCCATTTTCAAAGGTTCCCAACAAAAACAATCAGGCccagatttagatgaagagaggccctaggctactccacttgtgagacccctcccctccccactccaccccaccctcacaactagaagaaaatggaagtgttatgaacaaaattgagtgaagccaaggatggtgactggtatttaaaattctgcaattcacaatttctcctctaaagaaCATAAGATGTTATCGTTAAAAaccatggtgatttttttaaactgCAATAACAAAAaccatggtgattttttaaaactgcaataactgaactttgtaaaccttttgtggaataagcattatttttttaggaaaatgAAGTTTAAAAACCCCGAAGGGCCTGagctgccctgcccttgcatgaagtcttgggtttacgAGTTTGGGAGAGGGGCGACTGCGGCAATGGGGAGCGGACAGGCTGGGGAggcccctagatttagaggccctaggcttcagcctacttagcctatacataaaccTGGCACTGAAAACAATTAAGTTGCCTGTAACACTGCATGAAGTATCTTCTGGAAAGCAGTGAATTTGATATGTGCCTTGCCTTATGTTCTCTGCCCAAATGATTATCTGCCTGGCAACAACTTTGAGCTGCCCTTCAGCATTGCATCTTGTGATGGTGACTGTTTATTGCCTCCCAAACAGAGCCCTTCCCTCCTGGGTGGACTCTGGATGCCAGTACAGCCCTAGAGGTCATGACATATCTGGGTACTGGTTGTTCCTGTGGATTGGATTCCTCATAGGATGTGGTTGTAGGACAGTAAACTAGCTGAACAGCAGATAAATATTTGAGAAGCTTGGCCTTCTGCCCAAAGCCTGAACTATCACATATAAAAAAGCCCTTTGTcttttgtccttttaaaaaatgaagcttttaaaaaaatgctcagtTCAGACATGGTGTGACATCACGGTTATTAGACGCTGATCTGCAAACTAAAAGCCATTACTCAAAGAATAATCCTTGGGACTGAAGAAGACAGAAAATTTTCTGTTATCTAACATCTAGGTCTAGCAGCACCAGAATCAAGCCACTTATGTCTAGCTTCTCACTATTTCAAGTAAGCCAAAAATTTCTACGTATTTCTTTTACTTACTCTGTTCATTACTATATGTAAATCATTGCCATATAGTTTCAAATGATGCTTAAAATGTATGCCTCAAACAACTTTTTATACTATTTTGGAAATAATATATTTaggttaatatattttttttaacagacaTTGACTCTCAAGAGCAAGATCTGGAGTATTATCATTGTTTATAGTCCCGTTCCACAGATCTGTGCACTTAGCTGTGAGGCATGTATATCTGTACACATATATTCACCAAAGAGATGGCAACCCTACAGCAAACTCATTCTCCAAGTGGTGATCCTTAGGTAGACACAATATGACATTATTCCACACACAAGGGGGAGGCAtcagcagaagtacaaaaaaagcaagaaagTACAAAAAGTTTTGGATCGATGTGGACTCAACAtgttcagtggccacagaatgctaaGTGTCTGTTGGCAGGGATATAgaagatggggggagggaatggaaaaGGCCATGACTGGCTTTTTGGAGCACTTTACacagcaactttttttttcttttcagtttcCACATGTGCTTCTATGATTCAAAAGGATGTCATAGGCAAGGATTACTCAGAGTACTCTGGATCAGGACATTTTTCTTTTACCCTGTTGGCTATGTTTATTGTTGTAGTCAATACTGTTCTAATTTCTGGCAGAAACATTTGTGCCAAGTGTTAAACAATTATTGACTGCAACTATATAACTCAGCAGTCTTATAATTTTATATAGTTTACTTAAAGCATGGGGAACTTATCCCATAAAATATTTTAGATATTTTCGAAGATTGTTGTCCtagtcagtgccagatttacgtataagctaaacaagctgtagcttagggtcCTACTCTCTTGGGCCCtacccaaaaaaatttaaagaaaaaaaccctggatgtacatttccaaaatataagataaaaaacaaataaaataaaacctacatacagcaacagtggtttgtgttgtgtaggctcctatgatgtaagtaatgggccctccctggtagcctgctccctaaaatatcactggtttgctcatttctatatcaattactttgataaaatacatattttgttatgtgcaaatggcttgaggtacctattaggtccatcaatgactATATAGAATATATTCGCcacaaaaaaacagcggcaatttgttgttgacaaaggacaactggacatataaagggctccattaccttcaggagcttaaggcctcatcaaacctaaatctggccctggtcctggtgtaacgaaaaagaaaagaaaaaaggattaaCATTAGCATTTAGACTAAGTGCACCATAGTATGAGGCCTGGCCAGCAATGGATGCTGTGTGGCTTGTAATCTTTTTGTAAAACCTGAACTGGAATTGCTCTAAGCTCTGGTGAAGTGGAAGACACAGAGCACGGACTTGATTCCCTTTACGTCAcagtgggaggaattcaatgtagcactgAGTAGATCAGTCCAACAACACAAACATTTGCCTTCTCCTGCGTGCTGTTGCAAggtttctcctgaccctccaATTCGTGATGTGTGGACGATGCAcatggagaggagagaggaggaaagcctTAAGGCACTATGCAGGCTTCCATTGCTGTGACTCATTGATAGAATCCTGCCCAGTCCTTACTATCTTCTGGTACTGGGGTTACTTGCTTCTTGTTTTTCTTGCCATTTTGGTAAAGGAGAAGCATTGATTCCGTGTATCATGTGGCTGACTGGTAATGAAGGGATGTAATAAAATTCTAGTTCTTCTCCAAGtaaacccattaaaatcaatggacctaagttagtcatactcactaatttcaacaggtctactcagagtaggattAGCACTGAATACAAAGAGTTTTTTTCCCAGGCTGTTGTTAGTGTTGTGGAATCATCACATTAAATGCAAGCAGAGATTCCTCATTGGCTAGACAGgtgcactctgtgtatgctcatACCATTTATTTCTGAGGCTCATAATTCTAAATCACATCTGCCCCTGCTCTGTTTAAGCTCTGTAGGCTGGGTCATGCTTTGATTGGGTAGAATATTGGCACACACATTTTCCTTCTCAGGAAACtgatcctgttttgttttgttttgttaataaaataaaagataaattAAATTGCAATTCTTCCTGCATTTTGTCACAGTGAGGACTTCATGTCATCAAAGTCTCCCACTGCACTTTACAAGCCTGTTGTTGGTTTGAGTACCACATTCCCAAATGTAGAGACAATCTTTTTAAACCTTACTCATATCAAGTGTGACTGGTGAAAGATTGTTCAACATCCTTAAAAGAGTCAATTACTAACGTTCGACTATAATTCAAGAGCATTGAATGAGTTCAACCATTTTAGCGATCGAAAGGTCTGCATTACAAAATGTAGGTTATGGCAGATTAATTGACAATTATTATGCATTTAGCTCCATCATAACTTTGGACATAGTCTTGTTTATTTGGGTGAACAAACAGGATCCTCTCAAAAGGACTGAGCACAGGACCCTGTGGACCATAAATCTGCCATTGTATAGCATTTTTTAACCGATAAATTTTGGGAAGAAATGAACATGCTTAAGTATTTGTATTATATATGTAATTTCAGATCAGTTTTTTTGGAAAGTATTAAAGTGAACAAGCTGGATATAGCAATGGAATGCAAGCAATGGTTATTATTGGTTGCTGCCCTGTGCTTAGGATCTGCCTGTTCCCAAAATAGAAAACATCCACCATGTAAGTATATATTGCATATAATATTTGTTTCTTAATAAACAACAGAAGCCGAGTTAATGACAAACAGCAAATATATTCAGAAACAACAGGCAAATGCAGTCATCTATAAATCGTCACTAAAAATAATTCCCAtagaagaaattattattttctttctctctataTGAGGTCAACTGAGGATAACATTGAGTGCCACTGTTGTAGTCCATAAATTGCTTCAGGCATTCTTACTACAGCTTCATAAACCCATATTTTATACAAACCAATGTTTGGTCAGCAAGTGTGGGTTGTCT
This window contains:
- the LOC118085551 gene encoding trefoil factor 3-like; translated protein: MENKMIWVLAILTIVGLSNALLPPGQCNVPARSRENCGYPGIGEMECSARQCCFDSNVVDAPWCFKPISIEECVL